The nucleotide window TTCCCAATCAAAACAATGGACAAGTTGTGCCAACATTAACTGGACCACAGTGAGCCCTAACTGAATTCCTGGGCAACGTCTTCGGCCAGAGCCAAATGGGATGAGCTGAAAGTGATTTCCTCTAACATCAACGTCGCTACCCTCAAATCTTTCTGGTATGAACTCCTCTGCATCGGTCCAAGCACTCGGGTCTCTCCCGATTGCCCAAGCGTTTATGATAACGCGCGATTTTTTGGGTATGTGGTAGCCATTGACGATACAGTCTTCAGTGGCCGCATGAGGAACCAACAATGGCGCAACTGGGTGTAGCCTCAGGGTTTCCTTCACTACCATGCTCAAGTAGTCCAATTTCTCCAAGTCTGATTCCTCTACCATTCTCTCCAATCCAACAACATCTTCTAGCTCCTTTTGGACTTCTTTCATTGCTTTTGGATGCCTCATTAGCTCGGACAGTGCCCAGTCGACCGTTGTTGATGACGTGTCCATGGAGGCCACCAGCATGTCCTGCAAAGAAATTTGCCATTTTTTTACATTAAGTGGTGTAACAGATACAGACAAAACTATACACACATGATAAATAACAAAAGGGACATGTATAACTGAtcaattgaaacaaaattcCACCTAATTAATGGTTCAGATTCACAAATCTTAAACCTCGACATGTTAAATTTTCTCACAAGAAACGATTTCGTTTTACTTTGAGCAATGCTAGAATAAAAggacaaataattaaaatgatgCAAGGATTTAGTGTTTAATACCGCCATGCCTATATGTTTAAGTTTTTGTGTATACTAACCATTATTATCGCTTTGATATGAGGGCGTTCGATTTGGTATTCAGATTCTACGGATCCCATGAAGCCCACCATGACATCAACAAAGTCTTTAGTCCTTTCCCCATCGTTAGATTGAAGATGTTCCTCAATGATCTTCTCAAAGAAGACATCAAACGCCTTGTTAACAGACTTCATCCGCTTCGTAAACCCTTGGAGGTCAAGGGGAGCTATAAAAGGAATGTAATCAGCCAAGTTAGAGGCGCCTGCCAATTGGATGCCCTCTTTGATCACAGACCTGAAACCCCTCGCATCAAAATCCTCATCCCTGTACTTCTTCCCAAGCACCATCCGGCAGCTCATGTCCACGCTGAGAGATGAGACAATGTCACTCAGATCAACAGCAACACGTCCCTTATAGGCAGCATCTCGAATAGACTCAACACAGAGAGCAACCTCTTCTCGCCTCATGGACTTAAAAGAGTTGATTTTGTGGTTGCTGAGCAACTCAAGGGTGCACATCTTCCGCATGTCGCGCCAATACGGGCCATATTCAGCAAAGCTCAAGTTCCTCTGCCCAAAAGAGATGTGCTTTGCACCTTCATGAGGTGGCCTGCTAGCAAACACAAGGTCGTGTGTTTTCAGGAACAGCTTGGCAGCTTGTGGAGATGAGACAACGATGGTGGGCATAAGGCCTAAGCGCATGTACATGATGTCGCCATATTTTTGGGCTAGTCGGTGAAGATCCTTGTTAGGGAACTCCCCTGATAGCAAGTGAAGGCTTCCAAAAATAGGAAACCCTCTTGGACCAGGAGGTAAcgtcttcttcttgttcttgcaCCATGCTTGCAGGATGTGAACAAGTGCAAGCAACCCAATTGTTGCCCAAATCCAAACCATTTCGCTTTTGGGGATATGATCTCAAATGGTTGAGCTATATCTAGCTGAGTGTGTTTAAGACGTACGGTATGTCTCTCTATACTTCTTCTATTTATATACTTTGTTTAGATCTTCCAAACACCTAGACTACTAGTATGTGGACTTTTCAAATAGGATTCTATTATTCTAGGTAGAATTCAGTCAAACCTTTTAAGTCTAAAATAAATGTATCATCAGAGGAGAGGAAACTCCATTTTAAGACCTTTTCAAGGAAGTcgttgattttttctttttttaataattagtttgaggattaaagaaaaaataaagagtgtGAACATGAAGAGACGTAGATAAATGTTTCTTGATGCGCAAGTAGGCGGCGTCTAATAGTCTTTCCTTGGTGATCACTTCCTCTTTTATTACCATTAGACTAAATCTAAATCTATACAGAGATCATCAAGACTAGAACTCTTTAGTCAATATTatcatgtaaatttttttttttttggtctagAATTCACTTGTGATCTAGAATTCAAgaaacactactacaaaaaagcaaaaagacgacggtaaatcaccgtcgtgtatttggtttttcaatggtcgtggaatccaccgtcatcttttccctcataaaccacgacgctaaataaccgtcgttgttaaacaatacaacgtcatcaaaaaatacaaaacgacgtctttgtactgcaaaagatctaaaaaaagcaatcgatgatgataatagacgaccaattctctaaaaagaccgtcgttaaaaagggaaaatatgacacatattaagagaacaaggccgcaagatagacatacaacgacgacaataaaaatacgccgacgttaaatataattttcacgacaataaaaaatatgacgtctttaaatacattagaagacgacgttattgatacctactacgtcgcacatataaacacaaccgtcgtacaattaattttccacttcgattttttgataaaagatgacgtggaaatagttgtcagtgtcattatttacgacgtatgtgtttctatagtagacgttgaaaaactaaacaacgtcagttacaaatatatgagagtcgtattaaaaaatttatacgtcctattttcagaaacaaacaacgaccataaatattagacgttgttaaatacaacaacgtcggaaaacaataaaaacagacgtgtttagtctgctaaagttctacaacgtctcttatttacaaaaaaccgtcgtgaaataaattttccacttcgattttatctaaaaaagatgacgtggaaatagttgtcagtgtcattatttacgacgtatacatttatatagtcgacgttgtatttatatgtattcattactcacgacgcacttaataatatagacgacgttgaacgtctaaacaacgtcggttccaaataaatgagagccgtattacagaacatatagacggcgtagattatgatgggagccgtattacaaataacgtcgtttaattgttattaaacggcggttataatgaatttccgtcggaattaatttcgttcctcttcgtttataaaagaacttgcgacgtggaaaatgtatgatgacgtcgtattttttaacgttcagattacatatctcgttttttagacgtcggtattatgggattggagtcgtgttattttgaattacatggcggttctttatccttcaccgacgtgatatcctgaataattgcttcacaatagcgtcgtggttcttcattgttacgttgctttaagacgtcggtaaatatgctgaataactgattcacaataacgtcgtgttttatttgaacgtagaaagtgaagaaatcacattacaatatattacaaaattaatgtcatacactgccaattacataagcatcattcaatccatatatcttcacacccatctcgaatattttgaccgcctaactcacctaccagttcatcaaatgtgtcaacatttggcatccctctagtaaatggctcacactcaattatcacatcacctaatacttcatcaccaataacatcattatattctctactaggcattgataacactaccgaccaaccacgatgcatcgggtcgtcaacaaaaaatatttgtttgacttgagaagccaaaacaaattggtcattcctatgtccaattttactcaaatctacaagggtaaatccaagttcgtcgactacaagaccagaactatctatccaatcacacctaaagactgggattgtaaacttttggtagtcaaggtcccaaatttcttgaatgacaccatagaaacccatatttgagagaattgggtttttatccttggcactagcaacttgcatggtatgtgcaagtaaataaactccactattttgagttgtccgcacatcatcttgtgccttgatattgaatttaatacctttaataagatagctcctatataatggcactgacatgtttggaccagctgctagccaccttaaattttctgatacgccatgattgtcttcctcaacttcactttgaacctgcaaattaatcatatcttaattcatcctaacatataaataagaagaaaattaaaagagaaatacgttattcaacaacatataccttgaagcgtagccattgaatgaaagtgctattgtgcttatcctgcagccactttgttctctttctaaattttggataagcagtcttgatgtggatcatatgttgcctacatgacacgaaaaattcaagcattacggtcccaaatatataagataaacataagaaataattttaaatggaaacttaaagaataaaactcatacgtactcgatataaggtaggacttcctccgtattctccaagacatatagatgtgcttgattcaacaggtcctgatcaactacgctcactgtgcaacctgataatggctttgaaactcccatcttttggcttgaaggcactccaactgtactaacatcagataaatgctgagtacaaaactctaccgcttcttcagctatataccgctcagcaatgcaaccttcgggacgagtacgattctgaacataccccttcagcactttcatatatctttcaaacggatacatccacctaaaatatactggcccacatagacgaacttctctgacaagatgtactactagatgaaccatgatatcaaagaatgaagggggaaagtacttctcaagcaaacacagagtaactactacatcttcttccaacttatctagcttggaaacatcaacagtctttgcacatatagcattgaagaagaagcacaaacgagttattgcataccttgcaggcttctccaaaacagaacgaattgccacagggagcaattgttgcattaaggtatgacaatcatgtgatttaaggccaagaagtcttgaatcttgtacagatacaagatttttaatatttgaagaataaccttcagggaccttcataccatagaaagaattgcaaacctctctcttctctgctcttgacaaattccaaggcccaggaggcaaacgagtacgtctttctccatactcgggttgcaaatcagttttgacccccatgttcaataaatctaatcgagcagcaatcccatctttattttttccagggatctccagcaatgtaccaatgatactatcgcaaacattcttctcaatgtgcataacatctagggcatgcctcacaggaaggtatttccaatactcgagatcaaagaatattgatttcttcttccaacaaactctgtcaccattttcaaccatatgcagcacttcttctccggttaatggctctggaggtatgccatattcaggtttcccattaaaagctgcacgttgcctcctatatggatgattgattggtaaccattttctatgcccaatgtaacaaattttgtggccatttttcaacctgtgactaggtgtatcatcgccgcatattggacaagctttatatcctttaacaacacaaccagataagtttccataggcggggaaatcattaattgtccacattaatgcagctctgagtgtaaagtattctccattatgtgcatcatacactcctctaatcccaacccacaaggattttaaatcatcaatcaaaggctccaagtagacgtctatatcatttccgggttgtttaggaccggaaatcaataaggttaacatcatgaactttcgtttcatgcacagccatggagggagattatatgtaactaagataaccggccaacaactatatctgctacttagagaactgtggggattgaatccatcagatgaaagagccaatctcaagtttctcggctcattaccaaactcaggccatttatcatcaagaagtttccaagacggggaatccgccggatgagacatctgaccgtcaattgattttctagcaacatgccaccaagtcaaactcttagctgtctcatgtgattgaaacatccttttaaaccttggaattgggggaaaataccacaccaccttcgctggcacaccctctttcaagattgcatctttgccttccttccaccttgagataccacaagtaggacaattagttgaatcctcatactccttcctatacaagatgcaatcattggggcatgcgtgcattttctcataactcagccccaatgcacacaaagtctttttagcctcatacatggaggttggtattgtatttccttctggaagcaaatcgccttgaagtatcaataattctgtaaaacagacatcactcatcccatgttttgccttcaaattatacaacttcactaatgccgataacttcgtgtactttctacaaccagggtacactggttgatctccatccccaatcacattggcaaactcatacggatccaaaccaaaatcaccaaaatcattatcatccatatcaatttcttcagacacaaaactgtacctactatggccatcatcttcttcaacatttctgctagcattagtagttgcttcccaaggttctccgtgaaatgtccaattcttatagctttggtcaattccattaaagtataagtgatcccttataattccaaccccaaacaacttcaaattaacacatttaacacatggacaacggatatgtgttgtagttagaagattttctacagcaaagttcaaaaatgcttccaccccaaattcatatgccttcgatcttctatccgagtgcatccatgacttatccatctccgacactataacctattatctataataaagtgaaaatacaggcaatgaccatcactatagcagattatacaatgatctaatcgcaagtaataaacaacagagacgacgggttttaatcaaaaacagacgtatttggcatatatagacgacggattttcaacagacgtcgtctattatacgtaatacaaacgacggtttatgaaaaaaccgtcgtgtataagtaatacaacgacggtagtttaaaaacaccgtcgtgtaatcgtcgtcgtacgccttaaaattcgtcgtgtctcagtttattttcaag belongs to Prunus persica cultivar Lovell chromosome G4, Prunus_persica_NCBIv2, whole genome shotgun sequence and includes:
- the LOC18778625 gene encoding cytochrome P450 CYP736A12 translates to MVWIWATIGLLALVHILQAWCKNKKKTLPPGPRGFPIFGSLHLLSGEFPNKDLHRLAQKYGDIMYMRLGLMPTIVVSSPQAAKLFLKTHDLVFASRPPHEGAKHISFGQRNLSFAEYGPYWRDMRKMCTLELLSNHKINSFKSMRREEVALCVESIRDAAYKGRVAVDLSDIVSSLSVDMSCRMVLGKKYRDEDFDARGFRSVIKEGIQLAGASNLADYIPFIAPLDLQGFTKRMKSVNKAFDVFFEKIIEEHLQSNDGERTKDFVDVMVGFMGSVESEYQIERPHIKAIIMDMLVASMDTSSTTVDWALSELMRHPKAMKEVQKELEDVVGLERMVEESDLEKLDYLSMVVKETLRLHPVAPLLVPHAATEDCIVNGYHIPKKSRVIINAWAIGRDPSAWTDAEEFIPERFEGSDVDVRGNHFQLIPFGSGRRRCPGIQLGLTVVQLMLAQLVHCFDWELPNNMLPEELDMSESFGITVERVKRLIAIPSYRLHK